Proteins encoded in a region of the Magallana gigas chromosome 8, xbMagGiga1.1, whole genome shotgun sequence genome:
- the LOC105318949 gene encoding pantothenate kinase 3 has translation MEFPNADGSKNGPLTIECTENGDIDYDLLSPKDRPKPSMPWFGLDIGGTLTKLIYFEPKDFTELEEEQEKETAKTIRKYLVGNTAYGTSGIRDVHLEMKDQLIGGRRGSLHFIRFPTSNMEGFIEMCKAKHFNSLVTEICATGGGAYKFEEDFFTKVSLHLHKFDELECLLKGIHYIDRHNEKECYYWKNSHDPDQCEKVPFDFKDPYPYMVVNIGSGVSILTVHGPNNYQRVSGTSLGGGTFLGLCCLLTGCQTFEEAIELASQGDNKKVDKLVRDIYGGDYDKFKLSGETVASSFGHMNQADKRENASKEDLARATLTTLTNNIGSIARMCAQTQGLERVVFVGNFLRVNTISMKLLANAMDYWSNGALKALFLEHEGYFGAMGCLMEYVGSGGSLNFEAPQLADH, from the exons ATGGAATTTCCAAATGCCGACGGATCAAAAAATGGTCCATTAACAATTGAGTGCACTGAAAATGGAGACATTGACTATGATCTCCTCAGTCCAAAAGACAGACCTAAACCAA GTATGCCATGGTTTGGTCTCGACATTGGAGGAACACTAACAAAGCTCATCTATTTTGAGCCAAAAGATTTCACAGAACTAGAGGAGGAGCAAGAAAAAGAGACGGCTAAAACTATACGAAAATATTTGGTAGGGAACACTGCATATGGAACCTCAGGGATACGAGATGTTCACTTAGAAATGAAGGACCAATTAATTGGGGGACGCAGGGGAAGCTTGCATTTCATACGATTCCCAACCAGTAATATGGAGGGATTCATAGAGATGTGTAAAGCTAAACACTTTAACAGTCTAGTTACAGAGATTTGTGCCACAGGAGGAGGAGCATATAAATTTGAAGAGGATTTCTTTACG aAAGTTAGTTTGCACCTTCACAAGTTTGATGAATTGGAGTGTCTACTAAAGGGTATCCATTACATAGACCGACACAATGAAAAGGAATGTTATTATTGGAAAAACTCTCACGATCCTGATCAATGCGAGAAAGTtccttttgattttaaagaccCTTATCCATACATGGTTGTTAATATAGGATCAGGAGTCAGTATATTAACTGTTCATGGACCAAATAATTATCAGAGAGTGAGTGGTACAAG TTTAGGGGGCGGTACTTTTCTGGGCCTATGTTGTTTATTGACTGGGTGCCAGACGTTTGAGGAGGCAATAGAACTAGCATCACAAGGGGACAACAAGAAAGTGGACAAGCTTGTCAGAGACATCTATGGTGGAGATTATGACAAATTCAAACTCAGTGGGGAAACTGTAGCCAGCAG TTTTGGTCATATGAACCAAGCTGATAAAAGAGAGAATGCCAGTAAAGAGGACCTCGCTCGAGCTACACTCACCACCTTGACCAATAATATAGGATCCATAGCCAGAATGTGTGCTCAAACTCAG GGTCTCGAGCGTGTGGTGTTTGTGGGAAATTTCCTGCGTGTGAACACAATATCCATGAAACTCCTTGCCAATGCTATGGACTATTGGTCTAATGGAGCCCTCAAAGCTCTCTTTCTGGAACATGAG GGATATTTTGGCGCTATGGGATGTTTGATGGAATATGTGGGCTCTGGTGGGTCACTCAACTTTGAGGCACCCCAGCTAGCTGACCATTGA
- the LOC105318948 gene encoding spermatogenesis-associated protein 24: protein MESDTMAESMLPTETVTVLEESPTFEEDSIPTDVLVQRQLQDVILTQKSVIERLSDDLSLQETTLRESYLSRDTYEEDLRKLERSMQEDYISKADYIELESQLEEERKEHSKTRTALQEVTDRLEFALGEVEILTKQLAREKEAFQRAFGDVRSKAMQETSKNIKLETKCTEISKKVEQQEKVLSNKKEAIEKLEKKLKEKEIEHKKQVTELEIERKQQQYINRLMEEQEQKKKTRDRLLAVPKTKR from the exons ATGGAATCTGACACCATGGCTGAGTCGATGTTGCCGACAGAAACCGTGACAGTTTTGGAAGAATCGCCGACCTTTGAGGAGGACTCCATTCCCACGGATGTGTTGGTCCAGCGACAGTTGCAGGACGTCATTTTGACTCAGAAATCAGTCATAGAGAGGCTCAGCGACGAT CTTTCACTTCAAGAGACAACCCTGAGGGAAAGTTATCTCTCTAGAGATACTTACGAGGAGGATCTACGCAAACTGGAG CGATCAATGCAAGAGGATTATATTAGCAAGGCAGACTACATAGAACTGGAGTCACAGCTAGAG GAGGAAAGAAAAGAACATTCCAAGACCCGCACAGCTCTGCAAGAGGTGACGGACAGACTGGAGTTTGCTCTTGGAGAAGTTGAAATTTTAACTAAACAGTTAGCCAGAGAGAAAGAGGCATTCCAAAGAGC ATTCGGTGATGTACGATCCAAAGCAATGCAAGAAACATCAAAGAATATCAAATTAGAAACAAAATGTACAG aaataagtaaaaaagtaGAGCAACAAGAAAAGGTTTTGAGCAACAAGAAGGAAGCAATAGAAAAGTTAGAGAAGAAGttaaaagaaaaggaaataGAGCACAAGAAACAAGTGACGGAACTGGAGATTGAGAGAAAACAGCAGCAATACATCAACCGGCTGATGGAAGAGCAAGAACAGAAGAAAAAGACCCGAGACAGACTGCTGGCAGTACCCAAAACCAAGAGGTGA